The sequence below is a genomic window from Aerosakkonema funiforme FACHB-1375.
ATGGGATGTATTTATGTTTTTAATCTTTTGGCAGGAGTGCCATAATCTGATCCACAAATTGTTGATGATCGACAACTGGTTTGGAGATGTAGCCGTCAGCACCACTTTGCTTGAGAAAGTTTTCGCGATCGCCCTCCATCGCGTGAGCCGTAACCAGGATAATGGGAAGATTGGCAGTTTGGGGGTCAGACTTGAGCATCTGGGCGATCTTGATGCCATCAACTGCCTTACCCTGGTAAACGCTGTGTTGCAAGGAAACATCCATCAAAATGATGTCAGCCTTCCCAGACTGGGCAATCTGCATCACCTCTTCGACATCCTCAGTACCCTTAACCTGCAAGCCACCTCGCTTGGTGAGAATCTTAGAGAAAACGCGCAAATTAATCGGGTCGTCTTCCACAA
It includes:
- a CDS encoding response regulator — translated: MKTVLIVEDDPINLRVFSKILTKRGGLQVKGTEDVEEVMQIAQSGKADIILMDVSLQHSVYQGKAVDGIKIAQMLKSDPQTANLPIILVTAHAMEGDRENFLKQSGADGYISKPVVDHQQFVDQIMALLPKD